In the genome of Gadus morhua chromosome 14, gadMor3.0, whole genome shotgun sequence, one region contains:
- the LOC115558616 gene encoding low choriolytic enzyme yields MHLRLQIALLVGTFCSVQSFVIKTSNKSSADNAGDLVKDEDFSVSSLLERANINVGKGRSDPLVMFGDIAVDPELKNADPCTARGCLWPRATDGKVYVPFRISNQYSARERNTIMQALASFASSTCIRFIPLDRQRDFVNIQSRSGCFSFVGRRGRAQVVSLSRQGCVFNSVIQHELLHALGFNHEQQRSDRDSNVRILLENVEPGQESNFRKIQTINLGTPYDYNSVMHYGRFAFSRNRQPTILPIPDNNAVIGRATQMSTQDISRINLLYRCNSTIYK; encoded by the exons ATGCACCTCCGTCTCCAGATCGCTCTGCTCGTTGGGACCTTCTGCTCCGTCCAGAGCTTTGTCATAAAG ACTTCAAATAAAAGCAGTGCTGACAATGCAG GCGACTTGGTGAAGGATGAAGACTTCTCTGTCTCCTCGCTGCTCGAGAGGGCCAACATTAACGTTG GGAAGGGCCGGAGCGACCCCCTGGTGATGTTCGGGGACATCGCGGTGGACCCTGAGCTGAAGAACGCGGACCCGTGCACGGCGAGGGGCTGCCTGTGGCCCCGGGCCACCGACGGGAAGGTCTACGTCCCGTTCCGCATCAGTAATCAGTACT CGGCGAGAGAACGGAACACCATCATGCAAGCGCTTGCGTCGTTCGCCAGTTCCACCTGCATCCGCTTCATCCCCTTAGACCGCCAGAGAGACTTTGTGAACATCCAGTCCCGCTCAGG GTGCTTTTCCTTCGTGGGGCGCCGGGGGCGGGCCCAGGTGGTGTCACTCAGCCGCCAGGGGTGTGTCTTCAATTCCGTCATCCAGCACGAGCTGCTGCACGCCCTGGGCTTCAACCACGAGCAGCAGCGCTCCGACCGCGACAGCAACGTCCGCATCCTTCTGGAGAACGTAGAGCCGG gACAAGAGTCCAACTTCCGGAAGATCCAGACCATTAATCTGGGGACCCCCTACGACTATAACTCTGTGATGCACTATGGGAG GTTTGCTTTCTCCAGGAACAGGCAGCCCACCATCCTGCCCATCCCAGACAACAACGCTGTCATCGGGAGGGCCACGCAGATGAGCACCCAGGACATCAGCAGGATCAACCTCCTCTACCGCTGCA ACAGCACAATCTACAAATAG